CCGAAGAAAAGGCCAGACGCTACGCCGAGCTGATGAATAGAGGCGAAGTAACCTGGGAGCTCAGCTACGTCATTGAGTCAAAGAGGCCTCTCATAGTCGGAGACGAGGAGCTGAAAAAGCTTGCTTAACTCCCACGGATCTCGCCCGCAATGTTCCATTCCATAGTTCTTCTAATTTCTTCTAAGTCCTTGGTATGTCCCAGCGCCCACATGAGCTTTGTCAAAGTCGCCTCCTTTGTCATGTCCCCCGCGGGAATCACGCCGGCTTCAAGGGCCCTTCTCCCCACCTCATAGCGCGTGAGGTCAACCCCTCCGTAAAGGGCCTGCGTTGTCATGACAACGGGTTTTTCCCTGGCAGTCTCAGAAACTACTCTTAGGAGGTTTCTGCCCCTGTAGGGAATTCCTCCGGCCCCGTAACCTTCGAGGACGATTCCATTAGCGGTTCTAGAGAGTGCCCTGAGAACCTCTGGTGAAAGCCCCGGAGTAAGTCTTATGTGGACGACGTTCGGGTCAAGCTCCGGATCAAACAATGGTTCGCCATTTCCAATTCTGGGCCTGTGTCTAACTAGGACTTCGTCGCCCTTCACGTATGCCACGTCGGGATAGTTGATGCTCTGAAAGGCGTTGAGACCAAGGGAGTGAACCTTAGAAACGCGCGTCCCGAGCATTATCTTGTCCATGAAAGCTACGTATATCCCGGGAAACCCCTTCCCTGCAAAGGTGAGTGCCGTTCTGAGGTTCCTTGGTGCGTCGCTGTTCGGTTCGGTTATCGGGAGCATTGAACCAGTCAGGACGACCGGCACCGGTGGATTCCTTATCATGAAGCTCAGTGCGGAGGAAGTGTAGGCGAGGGTGTCGGTACCGTGTGTTATCACTATGCCGTCGTATTCATTAAAGGCTTCGAAAACTGCCCTCCCTATAGTTACCCAGTCTTCGGGCTGTATAAGGGTGCTATCTAAGTTCAAGATGTCCTGTGTCTCTATCTTGACCCCGTCTTCTTTCTTAATCCCCGCCAGCTGGAGGATATCGTCTGCGCTAAGGGTGGCCTTGTAGCCCATTTCCGTCCTGGCACTAGCTATCGTGCCCCCCGTCCCGAGAACTAGAATTTTCATGTCCCCACCCGCATCTCCTACGCTCTTCCCTTTTTAGTCTTTTTGACAAAAAATATGAAAATATTGGGAAAAAATTTGTCACAATGACATTAGCGCTCGCGGATGAAGAACATGAGGACAAGCGCCAGAAGGTTCATCGCCGAGGAAAAGAGGAAGCTGTAAGTTAGGGAGTACGTCTTCCACAGGTAACCGGCTATCACTGACGCGGGAAGCACGAAGAGGCCAAAGACGGTGTGATACGCCCCTATTATCGTGCCCTTCTCGTAGTCCTTGGAGAGGTCTGCCATGTAAGCCCGTGGAACGGTGTCTTCAATCGCTATGTAAAGGCCATAGAGAACGAATGCTCCTATCAACGTTGCTAGTCCCTGGGCGTAGGCGAAGGCCAGGGAAGCGAGGGCAGCAACGGCAAAGCCAGCAGTTATCATTCTCTTCTTTCCGAACCTGTCTGAGTAGAGGCCTATTGGGTATGCCGAGAGCGCGTAGATTGTGTTGAAAAGCGCATAGAAGGCCATTCCCTGAACGACCGTGTAGCCAAGCTCCTCGGCCTTCCAGAGTGTGAACGCATAGCTGTACCTTCCCAGCGCTCCCACCGCGACAACCGCGAGGAAGAGCTGAAGGCTCCTGTCCCTGAGCGTTGAGATTCCGGTTATCTTCTTCTTAACTTCCCTGCCCCTGTCTTTCACGAAGAGTACAATGACGATGAGCGAGACCAGCCCTGGAACTGCCGACAGCAGGAAAACATAGCGGTAGGCCTTTTCAACGGGCAGGCTTTCAAGGAGCTTGAGGAGCCCTATGGCGACGAGCGGACCCGTAACGGCCCCAAGTGTGTCCATCATCCTGTGGAAGCCGAAGGACTTCCCTAGCTTGCCCCTCTCGCTTGACTCAGCTATTAGAGCGTCCCTTGGTGCGGTTCTTATTCCCTTGCCTACTCTGTCAAGCGCTCTGAGCGTTAAAAAATCCCACCATGAGCGGGTAAATGCCAAAGCACCCTTGGCGAAGGTTGAGAGTGTATATCCTATAAAGACGAATGTCTTCCTCTTTCTAAAGCGGTCGCTGACGTAACCGAACGCCACCTTGAAGAGGGAGCTCATGCTCTCTATGGCACCCATTATGGAGCCGCTGATGAGCTTGCCCTCCCCGAGGACGTCGGTTAGATAGCTCGGCACTATCGGGCTTATCATCTCGCTGCTCATGTCGTTAAGGAAGCTGACTATTCCGAGCAGGAAGACGTTCCAACTTATCCCGAAGATCTTTCGCTCCGTTTTGTCCCCATCTCCGTTTTTCATGGCTCACTCCTCCAGAAGTTCTGAACATAGCTCCCAGACTTTCTTCCTAGCCTCTTCAAGGAGCTCCTCACCTTTGGACGTCGCCCTGTAAAGGCGAACACGCTTTCTGTTTTTGACTTCCCATTTACTTTTTAGCAGACCCATCTCCTCCATCCTGTGGAGGAGAGGATAGATCGTGCCAGGACTCACGTTGTAGCCGTGTCTTTTCAGCTCCTCCATCATAATTGAGCCAGTTACCTCCCCCTTGCTCGCATGGTGAAGTACATGAATCCCCATGAAGCCGAGGATAATTCGCCTTATCATATCGAACACCGATATCGGTTTTCGATAAAAATGTATAAAAGGATTTCTGCCTAATTACCACTGAGGGACAGCAAGATGTTCAGATCACTCTCAGTACTTTCTGCAACCACTGGAATGCTAATAGTGGTAGTGGAACTGCTGATGGTCCTTCACGCTAGATTTTCCACTCTGTCCCTTTTCATCGAGGGCGGGGACAGATACGTGTCCTTTGGCCTGCTGATAGTTACCCTCCTTCTCTACTCTCCAGTGCCCCTGTCATTTTTCCTGCTCGCTGGCCTCATCCATCCAGGGGAAATTAAGTACCTGAAAGCAATCAGCCCCTTCCTAACTGCTGTTGCCGTTGTGAGTCTGGCCATCTCAGTGCTAATGGCGCTTCGCATGGATGTGCTCGGTTTTCTCTCCTTTCTAACAGTGGCCCTCTTTTCAGCTTCTCTCGTCAGAAAAGAAAGGCTTCATAAGAGTGAAAAGTTCAAACCCCTGGCCTGGAGCCTCACAGCCCTCTGCGTTCTCCAGGCTATTTTGTTTGGAGCGTTGCTTTTGCTTCCTTAATCCTTCTCGAGCACGTGCCTTTCCAGAACGTAGCAGTGGAAAGTTCCCTCGAACACCTTCTCGTCTTTTTCGTTTAACACTTCAGCTTCCACTATCTTCTTCCTTCCTAGGTCTTCCCTTATTCTGGCCTTAGCCATAAGTCTCTCCCCTGCCCTCACGGGCTTGAGGAACCTCACTTCCGCTTTTCCTAGGACGACCGTCGGCTCGTTGACGGCCAGCATAGCCGCATAATCTGCAAGACCAAAGGTGAAGCCTCCGTGGACGAGTCCGTATTCGTCAACGGCCATCTCCTCAGTCGTTTTCAGAACTACCTCCGCTTCGGGCGGTCCAACTTTCACGGGCTTCCCGAGAAGACTCTCGGAGGCGAGCTTATGCGTGCGTATCTCCATCCTGACCACCAGGTTTATTAAATCTAAAGAAGTAATAAGTTTGATGGATATGCACCCGCTCGAGGAGGCTATCAAGATTAAAAGCTCCGCCGAGTTCACGAGGAGTGAGCTAGTCGGCATTCTCAGCTTCAGACTCAGGAGAATGTCGCCTACTGAGGCCAAGACGGCCATCGAGGAGTGGATTGAGGAAGGGCTCTTGGAGGAAAGGGAGGGAAAGCTCTTTGCCGTCGTTGAAAAGCTGGAAGAGAAGAAAGAGGCGGGCTCTCTTCTTGGCGAGATAGTGACCTATATAGCCCGCTCCCTTGAATGGAGTGAGCTTGAGGTCATTGAGGGTATCAAAAGGATGCGCGAGCGCTACGGAGACCTTGACGAGGTTATTCTCGCCTATCTGTTTGGCATGGAGAGGGGAGTTGACATGTCGAAGTTCAGGGACAGGCTTCCCGAGTTCTGAGTCCCGTTTAACCCTTTTAAGTTTCAATGGCGAATATACAGTTGGTGAGGCTCGATGCCGAAGGAGGCCCTCATAGTTGTTGATATGCAGCGGGACTTCATGCCGGGAGGGGCACTTCCAGTACCCGATGGGGATTCCATTATCCCTCGGTGCAACGAGTACATCAGGAGGTTCAAGGAGAAGGGTGCCCTTATTGTGGCAACGAAGGACTGGCACCCACCGAACCACATCAGCTTTAAGGAGAGGGGCGGGCCGTGGCCGGCTCACTGCGTCCAGAACACACCGGGGGCGGAGTTTGTTGTTGACTTGCCCGAGGACGCCGTGATAATCTCGAAGGCGACTGAACCCGACAAGGAGGCCTACTCGGGCTTTGAGGGAACTAATCTGGCTGAGATTCTCAAAGAGAACGGCGTTGAGAAGATCTACGTCTGCGGTGTTGCCACTGAGTACTGTGTGAAGGCGACCGCCCTCGACGCTGTCAAGCACGGCTTTGAAGTTTACCTCCTGAGCGACGCCGTTAAGGGCATCAACCCTGAGGACGAGAAGAAGGCCCTTGAGGAGATGAGGAAGGCTGGTGTGAAGATTCTGTGAGCTTTTTCCACTCCTTTATCAGAACGAGCAGGACGTTCAGCACGATTGGGCCGATTATTATGCCTTTGAGACCCATAGCCCACGTTCCACCAACCATCCCAATAAAGACCAGCGTTTCATCCAGTTCAGTGTCCCTGGCGACGAGCATGGGCCTTATGGTGTAATCCGGCATCGGTGAGACCAGAAGGGCGCCGTAGACCGAGATGCCGATGGCATGAAGGTACATCCCGTTGAGGGCGAAGTAGATGGCCGCCGCCAGCCATATCATCCAGCCCTCGAAGAGGGGCACAAACGAGAATGCGAACGTCAGGAACCCGGCTACTACCGCGGTGTAGATGTCTGAAACACTGAAGATTATGTATCCGAGCGTCATCAGAATGCCCTTCGCAACGTTCAGGAGGAGCCACGCCCTGACGAGGGCCGATAGGGTTTTGTGAACGCTTGTGAGAATCTCCTCGCCCAGTTCCTTGTTTTTCTCTGGCAGGAGCTCTCTGATAGCCCGTGCTATTTGGTCTGAATATGCGAGTCCGTAATAAAAGGCCAGAAAGAACACTATGAGCTGTATTACGTAGAGGGGTATTGAAAACGCCATGTTTGAGACGTAGTCGGCTATCCTTGTAGTCGCTTCGCTTTGGATGTTGAGGATAAAGGCTCTGGCATCAGCTGGAAGGGGAAGGGTCAGAAGCCAGTCGAGAACATCCTTCACCCTTTCCGCGAAGGATGCCGCAAGCCTTAGGGACATCATTGCCAGTTCGAGCGTTAAAGTCCCGCCGAGAACCAGGAACGTGAAGCTAATGAAGACCGCCGATTCCCTATTTCCTACGAACCCTCTCATCTTTCGATGGAGTGGGTAGAAAGCGTATGCTAGGATAAACCCGAAGAAAAGCGGCTCAAGAAAGGGTTCAGTAACCCTCCACGATACGTACAGAACGACTGCAATGACGGTTGCCCACACTGCAGTTTCGACTTTCATGTTCCCCGGAGGGTTTATTTGGTCTTGATTATAAAAACCTCCCGGTGGTTGGGATGGAAGAGCTTGTATCGAAGTTTGAAAGGCTGGTTGCTGATGGGGATAGGATGCTCTCCCGTGGGGATTACAGCGGCGCTTATGAGTCCTATTTAAACGCCCTCTATGCCCTGGCCGCGATCGTTGTTTACAACGGCACCGGTATGCTGGTTCCTCCTGAACGGCTTCCCGGTTTTCTGGGTGAGTTCCCGGAGCTTGAAGGTGCGATACGGAAGTACTCAAGTGGTTCTCCGAGAGAAGAAACGGCAAGGTCTTTAAGGGAGGAGCTCGAGAGGCTCAGGGGAATGATGAATTTGCCGAGTTCTGAGCTGTGACGAGAACTAGCGTCTGACCCCGGTAAGGTATGCTCTGACTTGGGCGCCCCTTCAGGGGTTCAGTTCCTTATGCCATGTTTTGGCCGATAATGGGACTTCTGAGCCACCAAAACTTCATAAATCTCAGTGTGTTCCAATGGATATTGGCTTGTGGAGAGGTGAAGCCAGGTGATTGCCATGAGGATAGTGGCCGCTGACACTGGGGGTGCGCTTCTTGATGATGCTTATAACCCGATTGGGCTTATAGCGACGGCTGCAGTGCTCGTTGAAAAGCCCTACAGGACAGCTTCGCTGAGCAGGGTCAAGTACGCTGACCCGTTCAACTACGATATGAGCGGCAGGCAGGCCATCAGGGACGAGGCTTATCTGGCCGTTGAACTCGCCAGGGAAGTTAACCCAGATGTCGTGCACCTGGATTCCACCATTGGTGGAATAGAGGTCAGGAAGCTCGACGAACCCACGATAGAGGCGCTGGGCATAACTGACAGGGGCAAGGAAGTCTGGAAGGATCTCTCTAAAGACCTCCAGCCGCTGGCAAAGAAGCTTTGGGAAGAGACTGGGATTGAGGTAGTTGCCATAGGGAAGTGGAGCGTTCCGGTTAGGATAGCGGAGATATACTCCGGAATCTACACGGCCAAGTGGGCTATAGAGTACGCCAGAGAGCACGGAAAGGCCGTCGTTGGACTTCCGAGGCACATGAAGGTTGAGATAAGGCCAGGGAAAATATACGGCGAGAGCTTAGACCCAAGGGAGGGCGGCCTCTTCGGAGAGATCGAGGCAGAGACAGAGGGCATCGGCTGGGAGCTATATCCTAACCCGCTCGTGAGGAGGTATATGGTTCTTGAGGTGTGGAAGGAGTAGCGCAAGATTTTTAGCCTTCTACAGTTATTTTCCTCCATGCCAGTAGTTGCGCTTGTTTATACTGCCGTGGTTATAATCGAACTGATAATCGTCTGGGTGAAGAGCACGGATTTCTTCTACTACTTCCACGACCGTTTTGATCCTGCCAACGTTGGAAACCCTGGCTACCTTGGACCCCAGAACTGGAGAAGAATTCTCAGAGGGGCGACCATAGCGGCACTTCCTGTTGTGGCGGCATTGTGGTTGATCTATTATATCAACGAGTTCTACGCTGCCCTCTCCGGCTTTGTGTTTCTCGCTCTCTACAACCTTCTGCTCAGGGGCTCATCTCCGCGGAGGTAAGCGAGGGAAGAAGAAAAGACTGGCACTACGGCTGGTATTAGTTCTCGTTTTCCAGCTCGCTCGGGAACTTTATGGCGTCGAAGGGGCACGTCTGGTTGCAGACTCCACAGCCAGTACAGAGGAGCTCGTCTATCCTGACCTTCCTCGTCTCCGGGTCGTAGATCAATGCTGGACAGCCGGTCAGGAGTATGCAGGCCTTACAGCCGGTGCACTTGTCCTCGATGACTATCGGCAGTTCTCCAATCTCACCGCGCCTTATGACCGGGATGACGCACTCGCGCCTCGCTATTATCACTGCCGGCCCTTCGACCTGCATCGCTTCCTTTATCGCCTCCCTAGTCTGCTTGAGGTCGTAGGGATCGACCGTCTTGACGTACTTGACACCCAGAGCCTTAACGAGGGCCTCTATGTCGATCTCGTTGAACTTCCTTCCGGTCTCGCTTCCTCCCGTTCCAGGGTGCGGCTGATGACCTGTCATTGCAGTCGTCCTGTTGTCGAGTATCATCACGAGGACGTTCAGGTTCTTGTAGACGGCATCGATAAGCGGCTGGATTCCGTTGTGGAAGAATGTTGAGTCTCCTATGGTCGCTATGATCTTCTTATCCATGACGACGCTCTGGCCGTTGGCTAAGCTTATGCTCGCGCCCATGACGAACTCCGTCCATATCGCCTCGAGCGGCGGGAGGAGCGATAGGGCGTAGCAGCCTATGTCGCCATGAATCGGAACCTTGTAGCGGCCGAGCTTGAGGTCTCTGAGGGCATCGAGGGCAGCTCTGTACGAGCCTCTGTGCGGACAGCCGGGGCACATGACTGGCGGCCTCTTTGGAGCCAGGCTTTCAGCGTAGGCGACCTCTTCAGGCTTGATGTACTCTTCGCCCTCCTCGCCGATAAGTTTGAGAAGGGCGTTTCTAACGAGGGAAGGCGTAAGCTCGCCCTCAAGAGGAAGATGTCCAGTTCTCTTGCCGTAGATCGGGACGTTAAGCCCGGCTTCGTAGGCGGCTATTTTGACTTCTTCCTCAAGGAATGGGGCGCCGTCCTCAATTACTATGACCTCATCGACGCTCCTGAGGAACTCAACAACGAGCTTTCTCGGGAGCGGGTGTGGCGTTGAGAGCTTGAGAACCTTGAAGTCGGCGTTTATCTTCGGAAGGACTTCCTTAACATAGCTGTAGGGAGCACCCTCGACGATTATTCCCAGCCTGGCGTCTTCCTTCCCCTCAACCCAGTTGAAGGGCATCTCGTTGAACTCATCCTCGATCTTCCTCAGCGTCTCGTTGAGCCACTTGTGCCTCCTCCTGTTCCCTTCCATGCTGGCCCTCA
This Thermococcus stetteri DNA region includes the following protein-coding sequences:
- a CDS encoding asparaginase; its protein translation is MKILVLGTGGTIASARTEMGYKATLSADDILQLAGIKKEDGVKIETQDILNLDSTLIQPEDWVTIGRAVFEAFNEYDGIVITHGTDTLAYTSSALSFMIRNPPVPVVLTGSMLPITEPNSDAPRNLRTALTFAGKGFPGIYVAFMDKIMLGTRVSKVHSLGLNAFQSINYPDVAYVKGDEVLVRHRPRIGNGEPLFDPELDPNVVHIRLTPGLSPEVLRALSRTANGIVLEGYGAGGIPYRGRNLLRVVSETAREKPVVMTTQALYGGVDLTRYEVGRRALEAGVIPAGDMTKEATLTKLMWALGHTKDLEEIRRTMEWNIAGEIRGS
- a CDS encoding MFS transporter yields the protein MKNGDGDKTERKIFGISWNVFLLGIVSFLNDMSSEMISPIVPSYLTDVLGEGKLISGSIMGAIESMSSLFKVAFGYVSDRFRKRKTFVFIGYTLSTFAKGALAFTRSWWDFLTLRALDRVGKGIRTAPRDALIAESSERGKLGKSFGFHRMMDTLGAVTGPLVAIGLLKLLESLPVEKAYRYVFLLSAVPGLVSLIVIVLFVKDRGREVKKKITGISTLRDRSLQLFLAVVAVGALGRYSYAFTLWKAEELGYTVVQGMAFYALFNTIYALSAYPIGLYSDRFGKKRMITAGFAVAALASLAFAYAQGLATLIGAFVLYGLYIAIEDTVPRAYMADLSKDYEKGTIIGAYHTVFGLFVLPASVIAGYLWKTYSLTYSFLFSSAMNLLALVLMFFIRER
- a CDS encoding PadR family transcriptional regulator — protein: MIRRIILGFMGIHVLHHASKGEVTGSIMMEELKRHGYNVSPGTIYPLLHRMEEMGLLKSKWEVKNRKRVRLYRATSKGEELLEEARKKVWELCSELLEE
- a CDS encoding PaaI family thioesterase, with product MEIRTHKLASESLLGKPVKVGPPEAEVVLKTTEEMAVDEYGLVHGGFTFGLADYAAMLAVNEPTVVLGKAEVRFLKPVRAGERLMAKARIREDLGRKKIVEAEVLNEKDEKVFEGTFHCYVLERHVLEKD
- a CDS encoding DUF2240 family protein; translation: MDMHPLEEAIKIKSSAEFTRSELVGILSFRLRRMSPTEAKTAIEEWIEEGLLEEREGKLFAVVEKLEEKKEAGSLLGEIVTYIARSLEWSELEVIEGIKRMRERYGDLDEVILAYLFGMERGVDMSKFRDRLPEF
- a CDS encoding nicotinamidase yields the protein MPKEALIVVDMQRDFMPGGALPVPDGDSIIPRCNEYIRRFKEKGALIVATKDWHPPNHISFKERGGPWPAHCVQNTPGAEFVVDLPEDAVIISKATEPDKEAYSGFEGTNLAEILKENGVEKIYVCGVATEYCVKATALDAVKHGFEVYLLSDAVKGINPEDEKKALEEMRKAGVKIL
- a CDS encoding AI-2E family transporter yields the protein MKVETAVWATVIAVVLYVSWRVTEPFLEPLFFGFILAYAFYPLHRKMRGFVGNRESAVFISFTFLVLGGTLTLELAMMSLRLAASFAERVKDVLDWLLTLPLPADARAFILNIQSEATTRIADYVSNMAFSIPLYVIQLIVFFLAFYYGLAYSDQIARAIRELLPEKNKELGEEILTSVHKTLSALVRAWLLLNVAKGILMTLGYIIFSVSDIYTAVVAGFLTFAFSFVPLFEGWMIWLAAAIYFALNGMYLHAIGISVYGALLVSPMPDYTIRPMLVARDTELDETLVFIGMVGGTWAMGLKGIIIGPIVLNVLLVLIKEWKKLTESSHQPSSSPQGPSSRPQG
- a CDS encoding DUF4152 family protein, giving the protein MRIVAADTGGALLDDAYNPIGLIATAAVLVEKPYRTASLSRVKYADPFNYDMSGRQAIRDEAYLAVELAREVNPDVVHLDSTIGGIEVRKLDEPTIEALGITDRGKEVWKDLSKDLQPLAKKLWEETGIEVVAIGKWSVPVRIAEIYSGIYTAKWAIEYAREHGKAVVGLPRHMKVEIRPGKIYGESLDPREGGLFGEIEAETEGIGWELYPNPLVRRYMVLEVWKE
- the iorA gene encoding indolepyruvate ferredoxin oxidoreductase subunit alpha: MEALKNAPSNASLEVSAKKERKLLMGNEAIAYGALESGVVFATGYPGTPSTEVIETIARLKPEVFAEWAPNEKVALEEAAGVAYTGLRALVTMKCVGLNVAADPLMSLAYSGVEGGLLILVADDPGPHTSQTEQDDRYYGKISLLPVLEPADPQEAHDLIKYAYELSEKYKVPIIFRTTTRVNHTTADVEVGEFVELDRKPVFKKDIERYVRASMEGNRRRHKWLNETLRKIEDEFNEMPFNWVEGKEDARLGIIVEGAPYSYVKEVLPKINADFKVLKLSTPHPLPRKLVVEFLRSVDEVIVIEDGAPFLEEEVKIAAYEAGLNVPIYGKRTGHLPLEGELTPSLVRNALLKLIGEEGEEYIKPEEVAYAESLAPKRPPVMCPGCPHRGSYRAALDALRDLKLGRYKVPIHGDIGCYALSLLPPLEAIWTEFVMGASISLANGQSVVMDKKIIATIGDSTFFHNGIQPLIDAVYKNLNVLVMILDNRTTAMTGHQPHPGTGGSETGRKFNEIDIEALVKALGVKYVKTVDPYDLKQTREAIKEAMQVEGPAVIIARRECVIPVIRRGEIGELPIVIEDKCTGCKACILLTGCPALIYDPETRKVRIDELLCTGCGVCNQTCPFDAIKFPSELENEN